The following are encoded together in the Dickeya lacustris genome:
- the rplB gene encoding 50S ribosomal protein L2: MAVVKCKPTSPGRRHVVKVVNPELHKGKPFAPLLEKNSKSGGRNNNGRITTRHIGGGHKQAYRIVDFKRNKDGIPAVVERLEYDPNRSANIALVLYKDGERRYILAPKGLKAGDQIQSGVDAAIKTGNTLPMRNIPVGSTVHNVEMKPGKGGQLARSAGAYVQIVAREGAYVTLRLRSGEMRKVESDCRATLGEVGNAEHMLRVLGKAGAARWRGIRPTVRGTAMNPVDHPHGGGEGRNFGKHPVTPWGVQTKGKKTRSNKRTDKFIVRRRTK, encoded by the coding sequence ATGGCAGTTGTTAAATGTAAACCGACATCTCCGGGTCGTCGCCACGTTGTTAAAGTGGTTAACCCTGAGCTGCACAAGGGCAAACCGTTTGCTCCGTTGCTGGAAAAAAACAGCAAATCCGGTGGTCGTAACAACAATGGCCGTATCACCACTCGTCATATCGGTGGTGGCCACAAACAGGCTTACCGTATTGTTGACTTCAAACGCAACAAAGACGGTATTCCGGCAGTTGTTGAGCGTCTTGAGTACGATCCGAACCGTTCTGCGAACATCGCACTGGTTCTGTACAAAGACGGTGAGCGCCGTTATATCCTGGCACCGAAAGGCCTGAAAGCCGGTGACCAGATTCAGTCTGGTGTTGATGCTGCAATCAAAACCGGTAACACCCTGCCGATGCGTAACATCCCGGTCGGTTCAACGGTTCACAACGTAGAAATGAAACCAGGTAAAGGCGGCCAGCTGGCTCGCTCTGCTGGTGCCTACGTTCAGATCGTTGCTCGTGAAGGTGCTTACGTTACCCTGCGTCTGCGTTCTGGCGAAATGCGTAAAGTCGAATCTGACTGCCGCGCAACGCTGGGCGAAGTCGGCAACGCAGAGCATATGCTGCGCGTGCTGGGTAAAGCAGGTGCTGCACGCTGGCGTGGTATTCGTCCGACCGTTCGCGGTACGGCAATGAACCCGGTTGACCACCCGCACGGTGGTGGTGAAGGTCGTAACTTTGGTAAGCACCCGGTTACTCCGTGGGGCGTTCAGACCAAAGGTAAGAAGACCCGCAGCAACAAGCGTACTGATAAATTCATCGTACGTCGCCGTACTAAATAA
- the rpsQ gene encoding 30S ribosomal protein S17 has product MTDKIRTLQGRVVSDKMQKSAVVAIERFVKHPIYGKFIKRTTKLHVHDENNECGIGDVVEIRECRPLSKTKSWTLVRVVEKAVL; this is encoded by the coding sequence ATGACCGATAAAATCCGTACTCTGCAAGGTCGTGTTGTTAGTGACAAAATGCAGAAATCTGCTGTTGTCGCTATTGAGCGTTTTGTGAAACACCCGATCTACGGTAAATTCATCAAGCGCACGACCAAGCTGCACGTGCATGACGAGAACAACGAATGTGGAATCGGTGACGTGGTTGAAATCCGCGAATGCCGTCCACTGTCTAAGACTAAATCTTGGACGCTGGTTCGCGTTGTAGAGAAAGCGGTTCTGTAA
- the rplV gene encoding 50S ribosomal protein L22, whose amino-acid sequence METIAKHRHARSSAQKVRLVADLIRGKKVSQALEILTYTNKKAAGLVKKVLESAIANAEHNDGADIDDLKVAKIFVDEGPSMKRIMPRAKGRADRILKRTSHITVVVSDR is encoded by the coding sequence ATGGAAACTATCGCTAAACATCGCCATGCTCGTTCTTCTGCCCAGAAGGTTCGCCTGGTGGCTGACCTGATTCGCGGTAAGAAAGTGTCGCAAGCTCTGGAAATTCTGACCTATACCAACAAGAAAGCTGCTGGTCTGGTTAAGAAAGTACTGGAGTCTGCCATTGCTAACGCAGAACACAACGATGGCGCTGACATTGACGATCTGAAAGTTGCGAAAATCTTCGTAGACGAAGGCCCGAGCATGAAACGCATTATGCCGCGTGCTAAAGGTCGTGCGGATCGCATCCTGAAGCGTACCAGCCACATCACTGTGGTTGTGTCCGATCGCTGA
- the rpmD gene encoding 50S ribosomal protein L30 has translation MAKTIKITQTRSAIGRLPKHKATLLGLGLRRIGHTVEREDTPAVRGMVNAVSYMVKVEE, from the coding sequence ATGGCAAAGACTATTAAAATCACTCAAACCCGTAGTGCAATCGGTCGTCTGCCGAAACACAAGGCAACGCTGCTTGGCCTGGGTCTGCGTCGTATTGGTCATACCGTTGAGCGTGAAGATACGCCAGCAGTTCGTGGTATGGTCAACGCGGTTTCCTATATGGTTAAAGTGGAGGAGTAA
- the rplN gene encoding 50S ribosomal protein L14, with translation MIQEQTMLNVADNSGARRVMCIKVLGGSHRRYAGVGDIIKITIKEAIPRGKVKKGDVLKAVVVRTRKGVRRPDGSVVRFDGNACVLLNNNSEQPIGTRIFGPVTRELRSEKFMKIISLAPEVL, from the coding sequence ATGATCCAAGAACAGACTATGCTGAACGTGGCCGACAACTCCGGTGCACGTCGCGTAATGTGTATCAAGGTTCTGGGTGGCTCGCACCGTCGCTACGCAGGCGTCGGCGATATCATCAAAATTACCATTAAGGAAGCAATTCCTCGTGGCAAGGTGAAGAAAGGCGACGTGCTGAAGGCGGTAGTGGTGCGCACCAGGAAGGGTGTTCGTCGCCCTGACGGTTCTGTCGTTCGCTTCGATGGCAATGCTTGTGTTCTTCTGAACAATAACAGCGAGCAGCCGATCGGTACGCGTATTTTTGGGCCGGTAACTCGTGAGCTGCGTTCTGAGAAGTTCATGAAAATTATCTCTCTGGCACCAGAAGTACTGTAA
- the rpsD gene encoding 30S ribosomal protein S4, which yields MARYLGPKLKLSRREGTDLFLKSGVRAIDSKCKIEQAPGQHGARKPRLSDYGVQLREKQKVRRIYGVLERQFRNYYKEAARLKGNTGANLLQLLEGRLDNVVYRMGFGATRAEARQLVSHKAVMVNGRVVNIASYQVSPNDVVSIREKAKKQSRVKAALELAEQREKPTWLEVDAAKMEGVFKRIPERTDLSADINEHLIVELYSK from the coding sequence ATGGCAAGATATTTGGGTCCTAAGCTCAAGCTGAGCCGTCGTGAAGGCACCGACCTGTTTTTAAAGTCTGGTGTTCGTGCGATCGATTCCAAGTGTAAAATTGAACAAGCTCCTGGTCAGCACGGCGCACGTAAACCGCGTCTGTCCGACTATGGTGTACAGTTGCGTGAAAAGCAGAAAGTTCGCCGTATCTACGGTGTTCTGGAACGCCAGTTCCGTAACTACTACAAAGAAGCCGCTCGTCTGAAAGGCAATACAGGTGCAAACCTGTTGCAGTTGCTGGAAGGCCGTTTGGACAACGTTGTTTACCGTATGGGGTTCGGTGCGACTCGTGCAGAAGCACGTCAGTTGGTGAGCCACAAAGCTGTCATGGTAAACGGTCGCGTTGTTAACATCGCTTCTTATCAGGTATCTCCGAATGACGTAGTCAGCATCCGCGAGAAAGCGAAAAAGCAGTCTCGTGTTAAGGCCGCTTTGGAGCTGGCTGAACAGCGTGAAAAGCCAACTTGGCTGGAAGTTGATGCTGCCAAGATGGAAGGTGTGTTCAAACGTATTCCTGAACGTACCGATCTGTCTGCGGACATTAATGAACACCTGATCGTCGAGCTTTACTCCAAGTAA
- the rplF gene encoding 50S ribosomal protein L6, with translation MSRVAKAPVVIPAGVEVKLNGQDISIKGKNGELTRKVNAAVEVKQADNVLTFAPREGFADGWAQAGTTRALLNSMVIGVTEGFTKKLQLVGVGYRAAVKGNVVNLALGFSHPIDHELPAGITAECPSQTEIVLKGADKQLIGQVAADLRAYRRPEPYKGKGVRYADEVVRTKEAKKK, from the coding sequence ATGTCTCGTGTTGCAAAAGCACCCGTCGTCATTCCTGCCGGCGTAGAGGTAAAACTCAACGGTCAGGATATTTCGATTAAGGGTAAGAACGGCGAGCTGACCCGCAAAGTCAACGCTGCTGTAGAAGTTAAACAAGCTGATAACGTGCTGACTTTCGCTCCGCGCGAAGGTTTCGCTGATGGCTGGGCTCAGGCCGGGACTACCCGCGCTCTGCTGAACAGCATGGTTATCGGTGTTACCGAAGGCTTCACCAAAAAGCTGCAACTGGTAGGTGTAGGTTATCGTGCAGCCGTGAAAGGTAATGTGGTGAATTTGGCCCTGGGCTTCTCTCACCCGATCGATCACGAACTGCCTGCAGGTATTACTGCCGAATGTCCGTCTCAGACTGAAATCGTGCTGAAAGGCGCTGATAAACAGCTGATCGGTCAGGTAGCGGCTGACCTGCGCGCCTACCGTCGTCCTGAGCCTTATAAAGGCAAGGGTGTTCGTTACGCCGATGAAGTCGTGCGTACCAAAGAGGCTAAGAAGAAGTAA
- the rpsS gene encoding 30S ribosomal protein S19: protein MPRSLKKGPFIDLHLLKKVEKAVESGDKKPLRTWSRRSTIFPNMIGLTIAVHNGRQHVPVFISDEMVGHKLGEFAPTRTYRGHAADKKAKKK, encoded by the coding sequence ATGCCACGTTCTCTCAAGAAAGGTCCATTTATTGACCTGCACTTGCTGAAGAAGGTAGAGAAAGCGGTGGAAAGCGGTGACAAGAAGCCCCTGCGCACCTGGTCCCGTCGCTCAACGATCTTTCCAAACATGATCGGTTTGACCATCGCTGTCCATAATGGTCGTCAGCACGTTCCGGTATTCATCTCTGATGAAATGGTCGGACACAAGCTGGGTGAATTCGCGCCGACTCGTACTTATCGCGGCCACGCGGCTGATAAAAAAGCCAAGAAGAAATAA
- the rpsK gene encoding 30S ribosomal protein S11, giving the protein MAKAPIRARKRVRKQVSDGVAHIHASFNNTIVTITDRQGNALGWATAGGSGFRGSRKSTPFAAQVAAERCAEAVKEYGIKNLEVMVKGPGPGRESTIRALNAAGFRITNITDVTPIPHNGCRPPKKRRV; this is encoded by the coding sequence ATGGCAAAGGCACCTATTCGTGCACGTAAGCGTGTAAGAAAGCAAGTCTCTGACGGTGTGGCTCATATCCATGCTTCTTTCAACAACACCATCGTTACTATTACCGATCGTCAGGGTAATGCGTTGGGTTGGGCAACTGCCGGTGGTTCCGGTTTCCGTGGTTCTCGTAAATCCACTCCGTTCGCCGCTCAGGTAGCAGCAGAGCGCTGCGCTGAAGCTGTGAAAGAGTACGGTATCAAGAATCTGGAAGTTATGGTTAAAGGACCTGGTCCGGGCCGTGAGTCTACTATCCGCGCTCTGAACGCGGCTGGTTTCCGCATCACTAATATTACTGATGTGACTCCGATCCCTCATAACGGTTGTCGTCCGCCGAAAAAGCGCCGCGTGTAA
- the rpmC gene encoding 50S ribosomal protein L29, with translation MKAKELREKSVEELNTELLGLLREQFNLRMQAASGQLQQTHLLKQVRRNVARVKTLLTEKAGA, from the coding sequence ATGAAAGCAAAAGAGCTGCGTGAAAAGAGCGTTGAAGAGCTGAATACCGAACTGCTCGGACTGCTGCGTGAACAGTTCAATCTGCGCATGCAGGCTGCCAGCGGTCAGCTGCAACAAACTCACCTGTTGAAGCAAGTGCGCCGTAATGTCGCACGTGTTAAGACTTTACTGACTGAGAAGGCGGGTGCGTAA
- the rplP gene encoding 50S ribosomal protein L16 yields the protein MLQPKRTKFRKVHKGRNRGLAAGTDVSFGTFGLKAVGRGRLTARQIEAARRAMTRAVKRQGKIWIRVFPDKPITEKPLEVRMGKGKGNVEYWVALIQPGKVLYEMDGVPEELAREAFELAAAKLPIKTTFVTKTVM from the coding sequence ATGTTACAACCAAAGCGTACAAAATTCCGTAAAGTGCACAAAGGCCGCAACCGTGGTCTGGCTGCAGGTACGGATGTGAGCTTCGGCACTTTCGGTCTGAAAGCTGTTGGCCGCGGTCGCCTGACTGCTCGTCAAATCGAAGCTGCTCGTCGTGCTATGACTCGTGCTGTTAAGCGTCAAGGTAAGATCTGGATCCGTGTATTCCCGGACAAACCGATCACCGAGAAACCGCTTGAAGTGCGTATGGGTAAAGGTAAAGGTAACGTGGAGTATTGGGTTGCCTTGATTCAGCCAGGTAAAGTCCTGTACGAAATGGACGGGGTGCCGGAAGAGTTAGCCCGCGAGGCATTCGAACTGGCAGCAGCGAAACTGCCGATCAAAACCACCTTTGTAACTAAGACGGTGATGTAA
- the rpsN gene encoding 30S ribosomal protein S14, with protein sequence MAKQSMKAREVKRVKLANKFFAKRVELKAIISDVNASDEDRWDAVLKLQTLPRDSSPSRQRNRCRQTGRPHAFLRKFGLSRIKVREAAMRGEIPGLKKASW encoded by the coding sequence ATGGCTAAGCAATCCATGAAAGCACGCGAAGTCAAACGCGTGAAACTGGCTAATAAATTCTTCGCTAAACGCGTAGAACTGAAAGCTATTATTTCTGACGTGAACGCTTCCGACGAAGATCGTTGGGACGCTGTTCTGAAGCTGCAGACTCTGCCGCGTGATTCCAGCCCGTCCCGTCAGCGTAACCGCTGCCGCCAGACTGGTCGTCCGCACGCTTTCCTGCGGAAGTTCGGGTTGAGCCGTATCAAGGTCCGTGAAGCCGCCATGCGCGGTGAAATTCCGGGTCTGAAAAAGGCTAGCTGGTAA
- the rplR gene encoding 50S ribosomal protein L18, protein MDKKSARIRRATRARRKLRELGATRLVVHRTPRHIYAQVIAPNGSEVLVAASTVEKAIAEQLKYTGNKDAAAAVGKAVAERALEKGIKAVAFDRSGFQYHGRVQALADAAREAGLQF, encoded by the coding sequence ATGGATAAGAAATCAGCTCGTATCCGTCGTGCAACCCGCGCACGTCGCAAGCTCCGTGAACTGGGTGCGACTCGTCTGGTGGTACATCGTACCCCCCGTCATATTTATGCGCAGGTTATCGCACCGAACGGTTCTGAAGTCCTGGTAGCCGCTTCTACTGTAGAAAAAGCTATCGCTGAACAACTGAAGTACACCGGTAACAAAGACGCAGCTGCTGCTGTTGGTAAAGCTGTTGCTGAACGCGCTCTGGAAAAAGGCATCAAAGCAGTCGCTTTTGACCGTTCCGGTTTCCAATATCATGGTCGAGTCCAGGCACTGGCAGATGCTGCCCGTGAAGCTGGCCTTCAGTTCTAA
- the rpsM gene encoding 30S ribosomal protein S13, translated as MARIAGINIPDHKHTVIALTSIYGIGKTRSKAICAETGIAEDVKISELSEEQIDQLRDAVGKFVVEGDLRREITLSIKRLMDLGTYRGLRHRRGLPVRGQRTKTNARTRKGPRKPIKK; from the coding sequence GTGGCCCGTATAGCAGGCATTAACATTCCTGATCATAAACATACCGTTATCGCATTAACTTCGATCTACGGTATCGGCAAGACTCGTTCTAAGGCTATTTGTGCTGAAACGGGTATCGCTGAAGATGTTAAGATCAGTGAGCTGTCTGAAGAACAAATTGATCAGCTGCGTGATGCAGTTGGTAAATTCGTTGTTGAAGGTGATCTGCGTCGTGAAATCACCCTGAGCATCAAGCGTCTGATGGATCTTGGTACTTATCGTGGTTTGCGTCACCGTCGTGGTCTGCCGGTACGCGGTCAGCGTACTAAGACTAACGCACGTACCCGTAAGGGTCCGCGCAAACCGATCAAGAAATAA
- the secY gene encoding preprotein translocase subunit SecY has protein sequence MAKQPGLDFQSAKGGVGELKRRLLFVIGALIVFRIGSFIPIPGIDATVLAKLLEQQRGTIIEMFNMFSGGALSRASIFALGIMPYISASIIIQLLTVVHPALAEIKKEGEAGRRKISQYTRYGTLVLGIFQSIGIATGLPNMPGMQDLVINPGFAFYFTAVVSLVTGTMFLMWLGEQITERGIGNGISIIIFAGIVAGLPPAIGHTIEQARQGDLHFLLLLLVAVLVFAVTFFVVFIERGQRRIVVNYAKRQQGRRVYAAQSTHLPLKVNMAGVIPAIFASSIILFPATIASWFGGGTGWSWLTTISLYLQPGQPLYVLLYASAIIFFCFFYTALVFNPRETADNLKKSGAFVPGIRPGEQTAKYIDKVMTRLTLVGAMYITFICLIPEFMRDAMKVPFYFGGTSLLIVVVVIMDFMAQVQTLLMSSQYESALKKANLKGYSR, from the coding sequence ATGGCTAAACAACCAGGATTAGATTTTCAAAGTGCTAAAGGCGGAGTTGGCGAGCTGAAGCGCAGACTGCTGTTTGTAATCGGCGCGCTAATTGTTTTCCGTATTGGCTCTTTTATTCCAATTCCTGGTATTGATGCCACTGTGCTTGCCAAATTGCTCGAACAACAGCGTGGCACCATCATTGAAATGTTTAATATGTTCTCTGGTGGTGCACTTAGCCGTGCTTCGATTTTTGCTCTGGGTATCATGCCGTATATTTCGGCATCCATCATCATTCAATTATTGACGGTGGTTCACCCGGCTTTAGCGGAAATAAAGAAGGAAGGGGAAGCTGGCAGACGTAAGATTAGCCAGTACACCCGTTACGGTACTTTGGTGTTAGGTATATTTCAGTCAATCGGTATTGCTACCGGTTTACCCAATATGCCAGGAATGCAGGATCTCGTGATTAATCCCGGTTTTGCATTCTATTTCACCGCTGTTGTCAGCTTAGTCACAGGAACTATGTTCCTGATGTGGCTAGGCGAGCAGATTACTGAACGAGGTATCGGTAACGGTATCTCGATTATAATCTTTGCTGGTATTGTTGCGGGGCTTCCGCCGGCTATTGGCCATACCATCGAGCAAGCGCGGCAAGGCGATCTGCACTTCCTCCTGTTGCTGTTGGTTGCAGTGCTGGTATTCGCGGTGACTTTCTTTGTGGTGTTTATCGAACGTGGTCAACGTCGTATTGTCGTTAATTACGCTAAACGTCAGCAAGGGCGTCGCGTGTATGCTGCTCAGAGCACACATTTGCCGTTAAAAGTGAACATGGCAGGGGTTATCCCAGCTATTTTTGCTTCTAGCATAATATTGTTCCCGGCGACGATTGCATCGTGGTTTGGGGGCGGTACAGGCTGGAGCTGGTTAACGACTATTTCGTTGTATTTACAACCAGGTCAGCCGCTTTATGTGTTACTCTATGCATCTGCAATCATCTTCTTCTGTTTCTTCTATACAGCGTTGGTATTTAACCCGCGTGAAACAGCAGATAACCTGAAGAAGTCCGGTGCATTCGTGCCAGGAATTCGTCCGGGAGAACAAACGGCAAAATATATTGATAAAGTAATGACGCGCCTGACCTTGGTTGGTGCGATGTATATTACTTTTATCTGCCTCATCCCGGAGTTCATGCGTGACGCAATGAAAGTGCCGTTCTACTTCGGTGGTACGTCACTGTTGATCGTTGTTGTTGTGATCATGGACTTTATGGCTCAAGTGCAAACGCTATTGATGTCGAGTCAATATGAGTCTGCATTGAAGAAGGCAAATCTGAAAGGCTATAGTCGCTAA
- the rplW gene encoding 50S ribosomal protein L23, with amino-acid sequence MIREERLLKVLRAPHVSEKASTAMEKNNTIVLKVAKDATKAEIKAAVQKLFEVEVNDVRTLVVKGKVKRHGQRIGRRSDWKKAYVTLKEGQNLDFIGGAE; translated from the coding sequence ATGATTCGTGAAGAACGTCTGCTGAAAGTATTGCGCGCGCCGCACGTTTCTGAAAAAGCGTCTACTGCGATGGAAAAGAACAACACCATCGTACTCAAAGTTGCTAAAGACGCGACTAAAGCAGAAATCAAAGCTGCTGTGCAGAAACTGTTTGAAGTCGAAGTCAATGACGTACGCACCCTGGTTGTCAAAGGGAAAGTAAAACGTCACGGACAGCGTATCGGTCGTCGTAGCGACTGGAAAAAAGCTTACGTCACCCTGAAAGAAGGCCAGAATCTGGACTTCATCGGCGGCGCAGAGTAA
- the rpsH gene encoding 30S ribosomal protein S8, which translates to MSMQDPIADMLTRIRNGQAANKVAVTMPSSKLKVAIAKVLKEEGYIEDYKIEGDTKPVLELSLKYFQGKAVVESIQRVSRPGLRIYKRKDELPKVMAGLGIAVVSTSKGVMTDRAARQAGLGGEIICYVA; encoded by the coding sequence ATGAGCATGCAAGATCCGATCGCGGATATGCTGACCCGTATCCGTAACGGTCAGGCCGCGAACAAAGTTGCGGTCACCATGCCTTCCTCCAAGCTGAAAGTGGCAATTGCCAAAGTGCTGAAGGAAGAAGGTTATATTGAAGATTACAAAATCGAAGGCGACACCAAGCCTGTACTGGAACTGAGTCTGAAGTATTTCCAGGGTAAGGCAGTGGTAGAAAGCATTCAGCGTGTAAGCCGTCCTGGTCTGCGCATCTATAAACGCAAAGATGAGCTGCCAAAAGTTATGGCCGGTTTAGGTATCGCAGTTGTTTCTACCTCTAAAGGTGTGATGACTGATCGTGCAGCTCGCCAGGCTGGTCTTGGTGGCGAGATTATCTGCTACGTAGCTTAA
- the rplO gene encoding 50S ribosomal protein L15, with product MRLNTLSPAEGSKHAAKRVGRGIGSGLGKTGGRGVKGQNSRSGGGVRRGFEGGQMPLYRRLPKFGFTSRKAMITAEVRLSDLARVEGDVVDLNTLKAANVIGVQIEFAKVILSGEVARPVTIRGLRVTKGARAAIEAAGGKIEE from the coding sequence ATGCGTTTGAATACTCTGTCTCCGGCCGAAGGCTCTAAACACGCTGCAAAGCGCGTTGGTCGCGGCATCGGTTCTGGCCTCGGTAAGACGGGCGGCCGTGGTGTCAAAGGTCAGAACTCTCGTTCTGGCGGTGGCGTGCGCCGTGGTTTTGAAGGCGGTCAAATGCCTTTATACCGTCGTCTGCCGAAGTTCGGCTTCACTTCTCGCAAAGCAATGATTACAGCCGAAGTTCGTCTGTCTGATCTGGCTCGCGTTGAAGGTGATGTTGTCGATCTGAATACGCTGAAAGCTGCTAACGTCATCGGCGTTCAGATTGAATTTGCGAAAGTAATTCTGTCTGGCGAAGTTGCACGTCCGGTTACGATCCGTGGTTTGCGCGTCACTAAAGGTGCTCGTGCTGCGATCGAAGCTGCTGGCGGCAAAATTGAGGAATAA
- the rplE gene encoding 50S ribosomal protein L5 — MAKLHDYYKDEVVSKLMTQFNYHSVMQVPRVEKITLNMGVGEAIADKKLLDNAAADLTAISGQKPLITKARKSVAGFKIRQGYPIGCKVTLRGERMWEFFERLITIAVPRIRDFRGLSSKSFDGRGNYSMGVREQIIFPEIDYDKVDRVRGLDITITTTAKTDDEGRALLAAFNFPFRK; from the coding sequence ATGGCGAAACTGCATGATTACTACAAAGACGAAGTAGTTAGCAAACTGATGACTCAGTTTAACTACCATTCTGTCATGCAAGTCCCTCGGGTCGAGAAGATCACCCTGAACATGGGTGTTGGTGAAGCGATTGCTGACAAAAAACTGCTGGATAACGCAGCAGCTGACTTGACAGCGATCTCCGGTCAAAAGCCGTTGATCACCAAAGCACGCAAATCTGTTGCAGGCTTCAAAATCCGTCAGGGCTATCCGATCGGCTGTAAAGTAACTCTGCGTGGCGAACGCATGTGGGAGTTCTTTGAACGTCTGATCACCATTGCTGTACCGCGTATCCGCGATTTCCGCGGTCTGTCTTCGAAATCTTTCGATGGCCGTGGTAACTACAGCATGGGCGTGCGTGAGCAGATCATCTTCCCGGAAATCGACTATGACAAAGTCGATCGCGTTCGTGGTTTGGATATTACCATTACCACCACTGCGAAAACCGATGATGAAGGCCGTGCTCTGCTGGCTGCCTTTAACTTCCCGTTCCGCAAGTAA
- the rplX gene encoding 50S ribosomal protein L24 has translation MAAKIRRDDEVIVLTGKDKGKRGKVKNVLSSGKVIVEGINLVKKHQKPVPALNQPGGIVEKEAAVQVSNVAIFNAATGKADRVGFRFEDGKKVRFFKSNSETIK, from the coding sequence ATGGCAGCGAAAATCCGTCGTGATGACGAAGTTATCGTGCTAACCGGCAAAGATAAAGGTAAGCGCGGTAAAGTAAAAAATGTCCTGTCTTCTGGCAAGGTCATTGTTGAAGGTATCAACCTGGTTAAAAAACATCAGAAGCCGGTTCCGGCACTGAATCAACCAGGCGGCATCGTTGAAAAAGAAGCTGCAGTTCAGGTTTCTAACGTTGCAATCTTCAATGCGGCCACTGGCAAGGCGGACCGTGTAGGCTTTAGATTCGAAGACGGCAAAAAAGTCCGTTTCTTCAAGTCTAACAGCGAAACTATCAAGTAA
- the rpsE gene encoding 30S ribosomal protein S5: MAHIEKQAGELQEKLIAVNRVSKTVKGGRIFSFTALTVVGDGNGRVGFGYGKAREVPAAIQKAMEKARRNMMNVALNNGTLQHPVKGAHTGSRVFMQPASEGTGIIAGGAMRAVLEVAGVHNVLAKAYGSTNPINVVRATIDGLANMKSPEMVAAKRGKSVEDILG; encoded by the coding sequence ATGGCTCACATCGAAAAACAAGCTGGCGAACTGCAGGAAAAGCTGATCGCGGTAAATCGCGTATCTAAAACCGTTAAAGGTGGTCGTATTTTCTCCTTCACCGCACTGACTGTAGTGGGTGATGGTAATGGCCGCGTTGGTTTTGGTTACGGTAAAGCACGCGAAGTTCCAGCAGCGATTCAGAAAGCGATGGAAAAAGCCCGTCGCAATATGATGAATGTCGCGCTGAACAACGGCACTCTGCAGCACCCGGTTAAAGGTGCGCACACAGGTTCTCGTGTGTTCATGCAGCCAGCTTCCGAAGGTACCGGTATCATCGCCGGTGGTGCAATGCGCGCCGTTCTGGAAGTTGCAGGGGTTCATAACGTATTGGCTAAAGCCTATGGTTCCACTAACCCGATTAACGTGGTTCGTGCAACTATCGACGGTCTGGCCAACATGAAATCCCCGGAAATGGTCGCTGCCAAGCGTGGTAAATCCGTTGAAGACATTCTGGGGTAA
- the rpmJ gene encoding 50S ribosomal protein L36: MKVRASVKKLCRNCKIVKRNGIVRVICSAEPKHKQRQG; encoded by the coding sequence ATGAAAGTTCGTGCTTCCGTCAAGAAATTATGTCGTAACTGTAAGATCGTTAAGCGTAACGGCATCGTTCGCGTCATCTGCAGCGCCGAACCGAAGCATAAACAGCGTCAAGGCTGA